Below is a genomic region from Candidatus Paceibacterota bacterium.
TCTCAAACACTTTTTTTATCAAAATCTTCGCCTCTTTTCCGCTTGGAAGCCTTTCCCCCAAAAAAGCATGAAGAACGGTTCCTCCCGTATATTTCGTCTGGAGCGGATCCTGCAGTTTCAGAGCCTCAAAAAGGTCATCTGTGTGGCCAACCGGAAGCTGTGTAGAGTTCGTATAGAAAGGATCCCTGGGAAGCTCCCTTGTTTCCTTTGTCTCTGTCTTCTCCAATAACACGTTCTTTGCCATATATTTGAATTATTTTTTAACTTGTATGAGCATTATAGCACAGATTGAAATTTATATGAATAGCGTCTGCGTTTCTTCGTTTAAACATACAATTTATGCCATTAAATAATACGATACAAAGAATTATCAATTCCTACTCTTCAATCAATGATCAAAAAAAATTATCGATTGAATATTGTAAAATTGAAAATTTATTGAAAATTGATAATTGTGAATTGGAAATTTTCACTATTTCCTATCGCTCCTTTGGACCACTCCCTTAAGCCTCGCCTCGATGAACATGTCGATATTGCCATTCAGAACTTCTTCCGCATTCGAAGTTTCCACTCCCGTTCTATGGTCTTTGACCATTTTATACGGATGAAGAACATAGGACCTGATCTGATTTCCCCATTCTGCAGAAGTGAACTCTCCGCGAAGCTTCTTTTTCTCCTCCTCCTCTTTTTCCTGCTGCAATTTATATAATTTTGATCTCAAGATCTGCATTGCCCTTTCTTTATTCTGCAGCTGGCTTCTTTCGTTCTGGCATTCCACAACTGTTTTGGTCGGAATATGCGTGATCCTGACAGCCGAATCGGTTTTATTCACTTTCTGGCCTCCGGCTCCGCTTGACCTGAACGTATCGATCCGCAGATCTTCGTCTTTAATTTTTTCTTCATCCTCAGAAGCGATCTCGGGAAGAACTTCAACAAGCGCGAACGATGTCTGCCGGAGATTGTCTGCATTGAACGGGGAAAGGCGCACAAGCCTGTGCACTCCCGCTTCGTTCTTCAAATGGCCATATGCATATGCGCCCGAAACCATGAACATTACGCTCTTGATCCCGGCTTCCTCCCCTCTGGACATATGTATGATCTCCGTTTTATATTTATGGTCTTCACTGTATCGGAGATACATCCGAAGCAGCATTTCCGACCAATCCTGCGCATCAACCCCTCCCGCACCGCTATGTATCGCCAAGATCGCGCTCGCTCCGTCATATTTCCCGCTCATCAAAGCTTCGAATTCATGCTCCAAAAAAGTTTTTTCCAGCTTAAAAAGTTTTTCTTTCGTTTCTTTCAGCAGATCTTTGTCTTTTTTCTCATCAATGACGCTCAACATCTCATCGAGCTCGTTTATCCTGTTTTCCATACTTTCCCAAAAATCCACGATGTTTTTGTATTCATCGAGCTTTCGCATGACCTCTTTCGCCTTTCTGGTGTCGAGCCAGAAACCTTTCTCGTTTATATCAGCGTCGAAACCCACGATCTCAGCTTTTTTCTTACGGATGTCAAAGACAGTCCTTCACAAGAAGGGTCCTTTTTTTTAGGTCTTTAATTTTTTCTATGGTTTCTTTCATGGTTATATATTAGCAGATAATTCCGGAAGTGACAAAACCGTTCCCGGCTTGAATTATGGCAATATATCTTGACAATTATTGATAACCCCCTATCATGACACTATCCCCAGGAGATGAAAAAAATGGGAAATACAGACATACAAACAGATTTGGGCAACATAAAAATAGAATTGGACAAAATAGGAGCGGACTATGAGATCGACATTTATGGCAATATACAAGCGACTCTTCCGAAAACTTCCACAATAGCTTCAGTGCCTTTCAAGGATAAAAAAAACCGGCGCACCCCGCGGGAAGTCAGAGAAAGATATTATTTCCAGAATGGCGTTGCGATCCTATATCCATCTCGAAATAATTATCTGATAGATAGCATATCGGGCTATAATATTATCATGACGCACATAAACCACAAATGATCCTTTCGGATCTTTTTTTCTGCCTTGATGACAATTTCCATAAAAAAAAGTGAATCCAGTTCACTTTGTTTGTTGATTATTATTCTATTTTACTCTCTTTTTTATTCTCCTTTTTCACCTTTTTCTTTCCCGTAACTTTCAAAATATCTCCGGGAATACTGAACGCGCCTTCTTTGGCAATTTCCGCAAGTATTATTTGCATGGCCTCTGAAGGCTCGAAACCTGCAGCGACATATGCCTTCTTCATTGCGGCCATTCTTTCTGCCCGCGCTTTCATGTGCTTCTTGAAACTTTCAAAAGTGCCTTCATTTATCTGGGCTGATTTTTCGTAAGCGTATCCGATTGTCCCC
It encodes:
- the prfB gene encoding peptide chain release factor 2 (programmed frameshift); the encoded protein is MKETIEKIKDLKKRTLLVKDCLDIRKKKAEIVGFDADINEKGFWLDTRKAKEVMRKLDEYKNIVDFWESMENRINELDEMLSVIDEKKDKDLLKETKEKLFKLEKTFLEHEFEALMSGKYDGASAILAIHSGAGGVDAQDWSEMLLRMYLRYSEDHKYKTEIIHMSRGEEAGIKSVMFMVSGAYAYGHLKNEAGVHRLVRLSPFNADNLRQTSFALVEVLPEIASEDEEKIKDEDLRIDTFRSSGAGGQKVNKTDSAVRITHIPTKTVVECQNERSQLQNKERAMQILRSKLYKLQQEKEEEEKKKLRGEFTSAEWGNQIRSYVLHPYKMVKDHRTGVETSNAEEVLNGNIDMFIEARLKGVVQRSDRK